A stretch of DNA from Dehalobacterium formicoaceticum:
CACATAGCCCTCCGATTTTTCCTGTCTCGTCCCCAAAATCAATCGATTCCACAAGCGTCTTGTTCTCATATATTTAAAGCTGATTACCACCAAAACCACAGTGCCCAAAAGGGCAATAATTAAGGAAATGATGGCCTGCTCCAAACTTGTCGCCGTTAAAATAATACTAAATATCATCGCCCCCAAGCCGGCCACTCCGGCAATGCCAAAACCCGGGACTACAAATATTTCGACCAGCATAAGGATAATCCCAATGATAAAAAGCAGGATAGACTCCCAGCCGGTAAAACCGGCGATAAAATGGCCTCCAAAATACAGTCCCAGAGATGTTAAGCCCAGCAATCCGGATACACCCCAACCTACCGTCAGGAGCTCCAGAATAATCCCGGCAAAACCTATTGTTAACAAAATAGGACTTATATAAGGGTTAGTAACCCAACGGGCAAGGTTTTCGGCAGAGATGGCCTCTGCTACCACCACCCTGCTGTCACTTAAGTTTGAAAGGTTTAGTACTTCCTGTCGATTAGCTGCAGAGAAATCGGCCATCTTTAACTCCAGGGCCTGCTGCTGCGTTAAAGTGAGCAGCTTTCCCTTTGCCTTTAGCCCTTCAATTTCAATATCCGCATCTGCCATCGCAGCAGCAATATTACCATCCCGGCCATAAGTTTCCGCCGCAGCCCGCAGCTTTTGGGACCACATGGAAACTACTTTTTCATCCGCCTTTTGATCACCTAATCTAGGTTCCGCTGCGCCAATGGTTGTTCCCGGCGCCATAAAGATTTTTTCCCCGGAAAGAGTGATCAAAGCCCCGGCAGAAATGGCTTTCTTGGTCACAAAACTTGTCGTGGGTACAGAAGAGCGCAGTGCCCGTTCATTAATAAGAATTGCCGCATCAATGTAGCCGCCGTAGGTATCAATTTCTAATATTACCCTGGCAGCATCAGCCTCTTCCGCTTCATCATAGATTCGTTCCACAAAAGATGCCAAAGCCGGGTCAATATTTCCTTCAATAGGAATAATATAAACCACATCACCTGGTTGAGCCAGCGCCGGAACAGATAAAATCAACAGAATCAGCAGGATCCAAAACCATTGAGTTCTTAATTTACACATCATACCACCTCCTAATAAAAATTCCCGATATGTAAATTATTATTCCAATCTGATACTTAAAAGCCCGGTATTTATGACAAATACCGGGCGGACTTTTTACCTAAACTTAAGCAGGAGGGTTTAATGGAACTTGCGTTTTCTGGCTGCTTCTGATTTTTTCTTTCTTTTCACACTGGGTTTTTCATAGTGCTCATGCTTTCTGATTTCAGCCATGACACCTGATTTCTGACATGTACGTTTAAAGCGACGCAACGCACTATCCAGCGATTCATTTTTGCCTACTCGAACTTCACTCAACCTTGATCTCCCTCCCTCCGCTACTATCCATGTTGCT
This window harbors:
- the rpsU gene encoding 30S ribosomal protein S21, which translates into the protein MSEVRVGKNESLDSALRRFKRTCQKSGVMAEIRKHEHYEKPSVKRKKKSEAARKRKFH
- a CDS encoding NfeD family protein; its protein translation is MMCKLRTQWFWILLILLILSVPALAQPGDVVYIIPIEGNIDPALASFVERIYDEAEEADAARVILEIDTYGGYIDAAILINERALRSSVPTTSFVTKKAISAGALITLSGEKIFMAPGTTIGAAEPRLGDQKADEKVVSMWSQKLRAAAETYGRDGNIAAAMADADIEIEGLKAKGKLLTLTQQQALELKMADFSAANRQEVLNLSNLSDSRVVVAEAISAENLARWVTNPYISPILLTIGFAGIILELLTVGWGVSGLLGLTSLGLYFGGHFIAGFTGWESILLFIIGIILMLVEIFVVPGFGIAGVAGLGAMIFSIILTATSLEQAIISLIIALLGTVVLVVISFKYMRTRRLWNRLILGTRQEKSEGYVAPEENLSELLGAQGISLTPLRPSGTAEINGKRIDVVTEGGFIPRDTEVQVVQVEGTRVVVRMSR